The nucleotide window ACCTGGGCAGGGCGCACGGCGTCGAGGACGCGCTGCTCGACGCCTTCTACCGCGCCAACTTCGCCGAGGCCCGGGCGCTCGGGGACCCGGCGGTGCGCAGTGAGCTCGCGGTCGGTGCGGGGCTGCCCGCCGACGAGGTCGCGCGGGTGCTGGCCGACCCCGGGGCGTATGCGCAGGAGGTGCGCGCCGAGGAGCGCGAAGCGGCCGAGCTGGGCGCCACCGGCGTGCCGTTCTTCGTCATCGACCGCCGCTACGGCATCTCCGGCGGACAGCCCGCCGAGGTCTTCCGGCAGGCCCTGGAGCGGGCGTATGCGGAGGGTGGCGAGCCGGGCGGTGACGGACACGGCGGCGATGAGGGCGCCGGTGCGGTGTGCGGGGACGACG belongs to Streptomyces sp. NBC_01454 and includes:
- a CDS encoding DsbA family oxidoreductase: MRVEIWSDIACPWCYIGKARFEAGLAGFAHRAVVEVVHRSFELDPKAPATGDLPVLDMLAEKYGVTREQAAEREARVAGAAAAEGLDYRSDRIHGNTFDLHRLLHLGRAHGVEDALLDAFYRANFAEARALGDPAVRSELAVGAGLPADEVARVLADPGAYAQEVRAEEREAAELGATGVPFFVIDRRYGISGGQPAEVFRQALERAYAEGGEPGGDGHGGDEGAGAVCGDDGCAVPGE